The Solanum lycopersicum chromosome 9, SLM_r2.1 genome window below encodes:
- the LOC101257303 gene encoding pre-mRNA-splicing factor CWC22-like yields the protein MWHTTATATEKREEDGEVTQRSPIRVHRKRQNTGDLNGVRERSFRSQTGRSAPSPEKRRSPASSRGVQGRGMPQQRRNVGPPNGPRRGPSENGVRRSNSPAKRGPVDARRNVRNRSPAAREVEKPGNQSPARNAENEGSSSKTEKPKEEVSPVTGESLENPLVLMECFIFRFDDKNILSHQT from the coding sequence ATGTGGCACACGACGGCGACGGCGACGGAGAAGAGagaggaagatggggaagtgaCACAGAGGTCACCGATTAGAGTACATAGGAAGAGGCAAAACACTGGAGATCTCAATGGAGTTAGAGAGAGAAGTTTTCGGTCTCAGACGGGAAGATCGGCGCCGTCTCCGGAGAAAAGAAGGTCGCCGGCTTCGTCAAGGGGAGTACAGGGGAGGGGAATGCCGCAACAAAGGCGTAATGTGGGACCCCCAAATGGACCTCGACGCGGTCCCAGCGAAAATGGGGTTCGGCGGTCAAATTCTCCGGCGAAACGTGGACCGGTGGATGCACGTCGGAATGTGAGAAACAGAAGTCCGGCGGCGCGTGAAGTAGAAAAACCTGGTAATCAATCGCCGGCGAGAAACGCCGAGAATGAGGGAAGTAGTAGTAAAACTGAAAAACCCAAAGAAGAAGTTTCGCCGGTAACTGGCGAATCACTTGAAAATCCTCTGGTTTTAATGGAATGCTTCATTTTTAGGTTTGATGACAAAAACATATTAAGTCATCAAacctaa
- the LOC101260574 gene encoding guanine nucleotide-binding protein subunit gamma 1 — MQSESSEQVRSVVAAADTRGKHRISAELKRLEQETRFLEEELELLDKMEKASAACKEMLSNVETRPDPLLPITHGPTNPSWDRWFEGAQDASGCRCWIL, encoded by the exons ATGCAATCAGAGAGCTCAGAACAGGTGAGATCGGTTGTGGCAGCAGCTGATACTAGAGGGAAGCATCGGATATCTGCTGAATTGAAGAGACTTGAGCAGGAAACTCGTTTTTTAGAG GAAGAACTTGAATTGCTTGACAAAATGGAAAAGGCATCAGCTGCTTGCAAGGA GATGCTAAGTAATGTGGAAACAAGGCCAGATCCATTACTACCAAT AACACACGGTCCAACAAATCCTTCTTGGGATCGATGGTTTGAAGGAGCACAAGACGCATCAGGTTGCAGATGCTGGATATTGTGA
- the LOC101260868 gene encoding protein SRC2 homolog produces the protein MATGSSSRPPQKTYDLEITIVSAKHLKNVNWHHGDLKPYVIFWVDPDQRRATQADDSGNTRPVWNERFVLHLPQSQSPPHDAVLTLEVFHSKPSETPKPLVGTLRVPLKELVNVDDFNKIRTFELRRPSGRPHGKIRLKLAIRELSPPLDYQIPPPCSYYYSTAPPPPPPSYRAFPSSPYPSHPHPPPSPVVAPPPPASPSPPPPPPQQHSFPYSGFADPYSSYFPGYYSQPPPPPRPFVERQSSYNSLGSRPSAPVDYYPPYDQKRSGKMGTGLGTGLAVGAVAGTLGGLTLGEGLKYEEAKIAERVENNIATRDDYSNYSEY, from the coding sequence ATGGCAACTGGTTCTTCTTCTCGTCCTCCACAGAAAACCTACGATCTCGAAATCACCATCGTCTCCGCCAAGCATCTGAAAAATGTCAATTGGCATCACGGCGATCTCAAGCCCTATGTTATCTTTTGGGTCGACCCGGATCAACGACGCGCCACACAAGCTGATGATTCCGGCAATACCCGACCCGTTTGGAACGAACGATTCGTCCTCCATCTTCCCCAATCTCAATCTCCTCCTCACGATGCTGTTCTTACTCTTGAGGTCTTCCATTCAAAACCTTCGGAAACTCCCAAACCTTTAGTCGGTACACTTAGGGTTCCGTTGAAGGAACTGGTTAACGTCGACGATTTCAACAAAATCAGAACTTTTGAGCTCCGGCGACCTTCCGGTCGGCCTCATGGTAAGATCCGACTCAAGCTTGCTATTCGTGAATTATCTCCACCCCTCGATTACCAAATACCCCCTCCTTGTAGTTATTATTACTCTACTGCCCCCCCTCCTCCTCCCCCTTCCTACAGAGCATTTCCTTCTTCCCCATACCCCTCACACCCTCATCCTCCTCCGTCGCCTGTAGTTGCACCGCCGCCACCTGCTTCTCCATCACCACCACCTCCTCCTCCGCAGCAACATTCTTTTCCTTACAGTGGATTCGCTGATCCTTACTCTAGTTACTTCCCTGGGTATTACTCTCAACCTCCCCCTCCTCCACGACCATTTGTTGAGCGGCAATCTAGCTATAACAGTTTGGGCTCGAGGCCAAGCGCCCCTGTTGATTATTACCCTCCTTATGATCAGAAGCGTAGTGGGAAAATGGGGACGGGGTTAGGCACCGGATTGGCGGTTGGAGCAGTGGCTGGTACATTGGGAGGATTGACATTAGGGGAAGGATTGAAGTATGAAGAAGCCAAGATTGCAGAGAGAGTTGAAAACAACATAGCAACCAGAGATGATTACAGCAATTACAGTGAATATTGA
- the LOC101261160 gene encoding pyruvate kinase isozyme A, chloroplastic → MSHAINFFVSSPSRSPASLTISRPSAFVSTGSLRVPVKKSLRSLVVKASAASDLDESQSSPVLVSENGSGGVLSSVTKEYGRNNAVASSADSSSIEVDTVTEAELKENGFRSTRRTKLICTIGPATCGFEQLEALAVEGMNVARINMCHGTRDWHRMVIERVRRLNEEKGFAVAIMMDTEGSEIHMGDLGGASSAKAEDGEIWNFTVRAFDPPLPERTITVNYDGFAEDVKVGDDLLVDGGMVRFEVIEKIGPDVKCLCTDPGLLLPRANLTFWRDGKLVRERNAMLPTISSKDWLDIDFGIAEGVDFIAVSFVKSAEVIKHLKSYIKARARDGDIAVIAKIESIDSLRNLEEIIQASDGAMVARGDLGAQIPLEQVPSEQQKIVQLCRQLNRPVIVASQLLESMIEYPIPTRAEVADVSEAVRQRGDALMLSGESAMGQFPEKALTVLRTVSLRIERRWREQKRREVIELPSIASSFSDSISEEICNSAAKMANNLEVDALFVYTKNGHMASLLSRCRPDCPIFAFTTATSVRRRLNLQWGLMPFRLNYSDDMESNLNKTFSLLKARGMIKSGDLIIAVSDMLQSIQVMNVP, encoded by the exons ATGTCGCACGCTATTAACTTCTTTGTTTCGTCGCCTTCACGTTCGCCTGCATCTCTCACAATCTCAAGGCCTTCGGCGTTCGTATCAACCGGTAGTTTACGTGTACCGGTGAAGAAATCGTTGCGGAGTTTAGTTGTGAAAGCGTCGGCAGCGTCAGATCTCGATGAGTCACAGTCATCTCCGGTGTTAGTGTCGGAGAATGGTTCGGGAGGGGTGTTATCAAGTGTGACGAAGGAGTATGGTCGTAATAATGCGGTCGCATCGTCAGCGGATTCGAGTTCGATTGAAGTGGATACTGTAACAGAGGCGGAGCTGAAGGAGAATGGGTTTAGGAGTACACGTAGGACGAAGCTGATTTGTACGATTGGTCCTGCTACTTGTGGGTTTGAGCAGCTGGAGGCTTTGGCTGTGGAAGGAATGAATGTTGCTAGGATAAATATGTGTCATGGAACACGTGATTGGCATCGTATGGTAATTGAGAGAGTTCGGAGGTTGAATGAGGAGAAAGGGTTTGCTGTTGCCATCATGATGGATACTGAAGGTAGTGAGATTCATATGGGAGACCTTGGCGGGGCTTCATCTGCTAAAGCTGAG GATGGTGAAATTTGGAATTTCACTGTTCGTGCATTTGATCCACCGCTTCCAGAACGCACCATCACTGTTAACTATGATGGTTTTGCTGAAG ATGTAAAAGTGGGTGATGATCTTCTAGTAGATGGTGGAATGGTGAGATTTGAAGTGATTGAGAAAATTGGCCCTGATGTTAAGTGTCTTTGCACGGATCCTGGACTTCTTTTACCTCGGGCTAATCTGACATTTTGGCGGGATGGTAAATTAGTAAGGGAACGCAATGCTATGCTGCCAACAATTTCCTCAAAG GATTGGCTAGACATTGACTTCGGGATTGCCGAGGGTGTAGATTTTATTGCTGTATCATTTGTCAAGTCTGCTGAAGTCATTAAGCATCTTAAGAGCTACATTAAAGCCAGGGCCCGGGATGG TGATATTGCTGTAATTGCAAAGATAGAGAGCATTGACTCGTTGAGGAACCTAGAAGAAATAATTCAGGCATCAGATGGTGCTATGGTGGCAAGAGGAGATCTTGGTGCTCAAATTCCATTAGAACAGGTTCCATCAGAGCAGCAAAAGATTGTTCAGCTATGCAGGCAGCTGAATAGGCCTGTTATAGTAGCTTCCCAGTTGTTGGAATCTATGATTGAATACCCTATTCCAACTAGAGCTGAAGTTGCTGATGTTTCCGAAGCAGTTAGGCAACGGGGGGATGCTTTGATGCTTTCTGGTGAGTCGGCCATGGGACAATTTCCTGAGAAGGCATTGACTGTTCTAAGAACTGTTAGCTTGAGAATCGAAAGAAGGTGGAGAGAACAGAAACGCCGCGAAGTTATTGAATTGCCATCCATAGCATCTTCATTTTCTGATAGTATTTCAGAAGAAATTTGCAACTCTGCCGCCAAGATGG CTAACAATTTGGAAGTTGATGCTCTTTTTGTTTACACCAAGAATGGGCACATGGCATCTCTCTTGTCACGCTGTCGCCCTGATTGCCCAATATTTGCATTTACGACAGCAACATCTGTACGTAGACGCCTGAACCTGCAATGGGGTCTAATGCCTTTCCGCTTGAATTACTCTGATGATATGGAAAGCAACCTAAACAAAACTTTCTCCCTACTAAAAGCTCGGGGCATGATCAAGTCAGGTGACCTCATCATCGCTGTTTCTGATATGCTGCAGTCCATTCAAGTTATGAATGTCCCATAA